The Streptomyces sp. NBC_01268 genome window below encodes:
- a CDS encoding flavin reductase family protein, producing the protein MSALELSPPCPVDSDTFREAMAHLAAPLTVVTTRDATGRRWGFTASAVTSVSMDPPLVLVGLGNDSSCREALSSSPEFVINVLGEHHTEIAGRFARRGVDRFAEGGFTTWPDSGLPYLTDATAVFRCTAVDRIPMGDHQLLIGELTGLRTHGEAKPLLWYRRGFRAAGPTPAGGGAPR; encoded by the coding sequence GTGTCGGCACTGGAACTGAGCCCGCCCTGTCCGGTGGACAGTGACACGTTCCGCGAGGCGATGGCGCACCTCGCCGCCCCGCTGACCGTCGTCACCACCCGCGACGCCACCGGCCGCCGCTGGGGCTTCACCGCCAGCGCGGTGACCTCGGTCTCGATGGATCCGCCGCTCGTCCTCGTCGGCCTCGGCAACGACTCCAGCTGCCGCGAGGCGCTGAGCTCCTCGCCCGAGTTCGTCATCAACGTGCTGGGCGAGCACCACACCGAGATCGCCGGCCGCTTCGCCCGCCGCGGCGTGGACCGTTTCGCCGAGGGCGGCTTCACCACCTGGCCGGACAGCGGACTGCCCTACCTCACCGACGCCACCGCCGTGTTCCGCTGCACGGCCGTCGACCGGATACCGATGGGCGACCACCAGCTCCTCATCGGCGAGCTCACCGGTCTGCGCACCCACGGGGAGGCCAAGCCGCTCCTGTGGTACCGGCGGGGCTTCCGCGCCGCAGGCCCGACACCCGCAGGAGGAGGAGCCCCCCGATGA
- a CDS encoding fatty acid desaturase produces MSVINPEAPATRRAPAEPRTPAAVEPRQSMAVLPGFLQYPLTVFTGRALPQQRSLGWTPTFHLVTATGSLLAGLAVSIMAYALGGLGLLLLLPGWAMTLHGMRNLRMMVYHQCSHRNMYRSRKPDKAIGHAISSLLVIQNFARYSREHVADHHATGHMTLQDPTVQAFLVSLNMHPGMTRRQMWRRLLLKLVSPRFHFAFGVSRVLSFSKDSARSEKVTALALYGTAVAATVLTGTWQALLVVWFVPLVPLFQISNTLRLCVKHTFPVAGLEDRRSRAYFTSLTNAIFIGDRAPSPELPAARRALAWSRWTLRMLFVHAPSRYLVLTGDTVVHDYHHRHPRSADWSNYIFARQQDAEEAVAAGDPNRPPYHEVWGLVPAISFVFDSLAVADAEEFDVKRLKSVSKRELFAAFDD; encoded by the coding sequence ATGTCCGTGATCAACCCGGAAGCCCCCGCCACCCGCCGCGCTCCCGCGGAGCCCCGGACGCCGGCCGCCGTGGAGCCCCGGCAGAGCATGGCCGTGCTGCCCGGATTCCTCCAGTACCCGCTGACGGTCTTCACCGGCCGCGCCCTGCCGCAGCAGCGCTCGCTCGGCTGGACGCCCACCTTCCACCTGGTGACCGCGACGGGCTCGCTGCTCGCCGGACTCGCGGTCAGCATCATGGCGTACGCGCTCGGCGGCCTCGGCCTGCTGTTGCTGCTGCCCGGCTGGGCGATGACCCTGCACGGGATGCGCAACCTCCGGATGATGGTCTACCACCAGTGCTCGCACCGGAACATGTACCGGAGCCGAAAGCCGGACAAGGCCATCGGCCACGCGATATCGAGCCTGCTCGTCATCCAGAACTTCGCCCGCTACAGCCGCGAGCACGTCGCCGACCACCACGCCACCGGCCACATGACGCTCCAGGACCCCACGGTCCAGGCCTTCCTGGTCAGCCTGAACATGCACCCGGGCATGACCCGCCGCCAGATGTGGCGCCGGCTCCTCCTGAAGCTGGTCTCGCCGCGCTTCCACTTCGCGTTCGGCGTCTCCCGCGTGCTGTCCTTCTCCAAGGACTCGGCCCGCAGCGAGAAGGTCACCGCCCTCGCGCTGTACGGCACCGCCGTCGCCGCGACCGTCCTGACCGGCACCTGGCAGGCCCTGCTCGTCGTCTGGTTCGTGCCGCTCGTCCCGCTCTTCCAGATCAGCAACACCCTGCGCCTGTGCGTGAAGCACACCTTCCCGGTCGCGGGCCTGGAGGACCGGCGCAGCCGCGCGTACTTCACCTCGCTCACCAACGCGATCTTCATCGGCGACCGCGCCCCCTCGCCCGAGCTGCCGGCCGCCCGGCGCGCCCTCGCCTGGAGCCGCTGGACCCTGCGGATGCTGTTCGTGCACGCCCCGTCCCGCTACCTGGTGCTGACCGGTGACACGGTCGTCCACGACTACCACCACCGCCACCCGCGCAGCGCCGACTGGTCCAACTACATCTTCGCCCGCCAGCAGGACGCCGAGGAGGCCGTCGCCGCCGGAGACCCCAACCGCCCGCCGTACCACGAGGTGTGGGGCCTGGTGCCCGCGATCAGCTTCGTCTTCGACTCGCTGGCCGTCGCCGACGCCGAGGAGTTCGACGTGAAGCGCCTGAAGTCCGTCAGCAAGCGCGAGCTGTTCGCCGCCTTCGACGACTGA
- a CDS encoding cobalamin-dependent protein (Presence of a B(12) (cobalamin)-binding domain implies dependence on cobalamin itself, in one of its several forms, or in some unusual lineages, dependence on a cobalamin-like analog.), with the protein MRTTSHQEPAARTVILGVAASDSHAVANHLIAYSLRGLGYDVVNLGTCTPVDEFAEACAQHPEAEAVVIGSLNGHVHEDLRGLDRAKQSGRIACPVIVGGNLSVGSHKDGSSHERLYAAGVDHILSDPSELPGLLDALRADRERTAVTSGRAAS; encoded by the coding sequence ATGCGAACCACCTCCCACCAGGAACCAGCGGCTCGTACGGTCATCCTCGGCGTCGCCGCCAGTGACAGCCACGCCGTGGCCAACCACCTCATCGCCTACTCGCTGCGCGGGCTCGGCTACGACGTCGTCAACCTCGGCACCTGCACCCCGGTCGACGAGTTCGCCGAGGCGTGCGCCCAGCACCCCGAGGCCGAGGCCGTCGTCATCGGCAGCCTCAACGGGCACGTCCACGAGGACCTGCGCGGCCTCGACCGGGCCAAGCAGTCCGGCCGGATCGCCTGCCCGGTGATAGTCGGCGGCAACCTGTCGGTCGGCAGCCACAAGGACGGCTCCTCGCACGAGCGCCTGTACGCGGCCGGGGTCGACCACATCCTGTCCGACCCCTCCGAACTGCCGGGCCTGCTCGACGCGCTGCGCGCCGACCGCGAGCGCACCGCCGTGACCTCCGGGCGGGCGGCGTCATGA
- a CDS encoding methylaspartate mutase, whose translation MSLTSLPARGTAPHPDLAAAPLPTPAESAAYIRSLGKPTAAEVLDRCRAQGRVAIQPRCGVGGHEEMKALLATLEAEAKPDILTLTIDSHTRLLRFEEALRTLNLRPADLNGYPMVAHGWQRGRELNELVAAPLEIRHGSPDARTLFDVSVASGITSFEGGGISYNLPYSKAVPLAESLGAWQDVDRRCGELAEHGVVVDRELFGTLTAVLVPPSISLAVSVLEAVLAARAGVRCISVAYPQGGHLAQDVAALRAIAVLAERYLPADVTVHAVLHEFMGVFPRDRGNAEDLIFYGALVARLGGASKLITKTHQEAYGIPDTAANVEGLRLADRANSPLLDFIRVDEDQVARELDWILAEVADLVEPLLAQPDLIGAIVEAFAEGRLDIPFSASRYARSDLIPRRDRSGAIRYLSTGALPFSAAHLARNTELLHAVDGPDPALDALMRGLTGDINHFRHVFQEEERPAAASTAPVPAPDPAAVPTEPRN comes from the coding sequence ATGAGCCTGACCTCCCTCCCGGCCCGGGGCACGGCCCCGCACCCCGACCTGGCGGCGGCGCCGCTGCCGACGCCGGCCGAGTCCGCCGCGTACATCCGCTCGCTCGGCAAGCCCACCGCGGCCGAGGTCCTCGACCGCTGCCGCGCCCAGGGCCGGGTGGCCATCCAGCCCCGCTGCGGCGTCGGCGGGCACGAGGAGATGAAGGCGCTCCTCGCGACCCTGGAGGCCGAGGCCAAGCCCGACATCCTCACCCTGACCATCGACTCGCACACCCGGCTGCTGCGCTTCGAGGAGGCCCTGCGCACCCTCAACCTGCGTCCCGCCGACCTCAACGGCTACCCGATGGTGGCGCACGGCTGGCAGCGCGGCCGCGAGCTCAACGAGCTGGTCGCGGCGCCGCTGGAGATCCGGCACGGCTCGCCGGACGCCCGTACCCTCTTCGACGTGTCCGTGGCCTCCGGCATCACCTCCTTCGAGGGCGGCGGCATCTCGTACAACCTGCCCTACTCGAAGGCGGTGCCGCTCGCCGAGTCGCTCGGCGCCTGGCAGGACGTCGACCGGCGCTGCGGCGAGCTCGCCGAGCACGGCGTGGTCGTCGACCGGGAGCTGTTCGGCACGCTGACCGCCGTGCTCGTGCCGCCGTCGATCAGCCTCGCCGTCAGCGTCCTGGAGGCGGTGCTCGCCGCCCGGGCCGGGGTGCGCTGCATCTCCGTGGCCTACCCGCAGGGCGGCCACCTCGCCCAGGACGTCGCGGCCCTGCGCGCCATCGCCGTGCTCGCCGAGCGCTACCTGCCGGCCGACGTCACGGTCCACGCGGTGCTCCACGAGTTCATGGGCGTCTTCCCGCGCGACCGGGGCAACGCCGAGGACCTGATCTTCTACGGCGCCCTGGTCGCCCGGCTCGGCGGCGCCTCCAAGCTGATCACCAAGACCCACCAGGAGGCGTACGGGATCCCCGACACCGCCGCCAACGTGGAGGGTCTGCGGCTCGCCGACCGCGCCAACTCGCCCCTGCTGGACTTCATCAGGGTCGACGAGGACCAGGTCGCCCGGGAACTGGACTGGATCCTCGCGGAGGTCGCCGACCTCGTCGAGCCGCTCCTCGCCCAGCCCGACCTGATCGGGGCGATCGTCGAGGCCTTCGCGGAGGGCCGGCTCGACATCCCGTTCAGCGCCAGCCGGTACGCCCGCTCCGACCTCATCCCGCGGCGCGACCGCTCGGGCGCCATCCGCTACCTGTCCACCGGTGCCCTGCCCTTTTCGGCCGCCCACCTGGCCCGCAACACCGAGCTCCTGCACGCGGTGGACGGCCCGGACCCCGCCCTGGACGCGCTGATGCGCGGACTGACGGGCGACATCAACCACTTCCGCCACGTGTTCCAGGAGGAGGAGCGGCCCGCCGCCGCCTCCACCGCCCCCGTCCCCGCCCCCGACCCCGCCGCCGTGCCCACCGAACCGAGGAACTGA
- a CDS encoding quinone oxidoreductase family protein, whose protein sequence is MRAVHVTEAGAPSALTLAELPEPAALPGQVVVRNAAIGLNFIDVYYRNGTYPAPYPLVPGQEAAGIVTAVGEGVDEVTPGDRVAYATQLGAYAEFTAVPAAKLVSVPETVTLDDAAAVLLQGLAAHYLSHTSHPVAPGETVVVLAAAGGLGQLLVQLAAHRGATVVAVASTEEKRATALAAGAHHAVPYEGFAEAVRELTGGEGAHAVYDSVGAATFETSVKALRRRGTLVVCGLSSGPVPPFDVELLRTSGSLYLTRPTLADHVPDAASLRAAAAELFRYVAQGVVRPEVGARLPLADAAKAHELLEGRGTTGKVLLTP, encoded by the coding sequence ATGCGAGCCGTCCATGTCACCGAGGCCGGTGCCCCCTCCGCCCTCACCCTCGCCGAGCTGCCCGAACCGGCCGCCCTCCCGGGCCAGGTCGTCGTCCGCAACGCCGCCATCGGCCTCAACTTCATCGACGTCTACTACCGCAACGGCACCTACCCCGCCCCGTACCCGCTCGTCCCCGGCCAGGAGGCGGCCGGCATCGTGACCGCCGTCGGCGAGGGCGTCGACGAGGTCACCCCGGGCGACCGGGTCGCCTACGCGACCCAGCTCGGCGCGTACGCCGAGTTCACGGCCGTCCCGGCGGCCAAGCTGGTCTCCGTACCCGAGACCGTCACCCTGGACGACGCGGCGGCCGTGCTGCTCCAGGGCCTGGCCGCGCACTACCTCAGCCACACCAGCCACCCGGTGGCGCCCGGCGAGACCGTCGTCGTCCTCGCCGCCGCCGGCGGCCTCGGACAGCTGCTCGTGCAGCTGGCCGCCCACCGGGGCGCCACCGTCGTCGCCGTCGCCTCCACCGAGGAGAAGCGCGCGACCGCCCTCGCCGCCGGCGCCCACCACGCCGTCCCCTACGAGGGCTTCGCGGAGGCCGTCCGCGAACTCACCGGCGGCGAGGGCGCGCACGCGGTGTACGACTCGGTCGGCGCGGCCACCTTCGAGACCAGCGTCAAGGCGCTGCGCCGCCGCGGCACCCTCGTCGTCTGCGGGCTCTCCAGCGGCCCCGTCCCGCCCTTCGACGTGGAGCTGCTGCGCACCTCCGGCTCGCTCTACCTCACCCGCCCGACCCTCGCCGACCACGTGCCGGACGCCGCCTCGCTGCGGGCGGCGGCGGCCGAGCTCTTCCGCTACGTCGCCCAGGGCGTCGTCCGCCCCGAGGTGGGCGCGCGGCTCCCGCTGGCCGACGCGGCGAAGGCGCACGAGCTGCTCGAAGGCCGCGGCACCACCGGCAAGGTGCTGCTGACGCCATGA
- a CDS encoding EamA family transporter, whose translation MSVDIGTSAPTGVSTSTGPAVAPQGKAAGGRGLGVVPAPVLMLIGMVSTQLGAAFAKQLFGTVGPATVTLMRLGFSALVLLLWWRPSVRLDRRTAGAVAALGVAIAGMNICFYLAMARMPVGVALTVGMAGPLAVAGFASRRAADRLWIVLAALGIALLGWQGGAAGLTGLLIALACAVFWGSYVPLSARVGAVLPGGGGLALAMAFGTLCSLPAGLAEGAASLARPEVLAFGFGVAMLSSLVPYTCEMETLRRVSATVFGVLLSLEPAIGALVALAVLSETLSPAQVAGLVAVVVASIGVIRGSRKAAGPERDLREASLQASLQAAPAAPPTSSSRAAPHVSEHSPPHLSPAPPTLTEGTDKS comes from the coding sequence ATGAGTGTCGACATCGGAACGAGCGCGCCGACCGGCGTGAGCACGAGCACCGGCCCGGCCGTCGCCCCCCAGGGCAAGGCGGCCGGCGGCCGGGGCCTCGGCGTGGTCCCGGCACCGGTCCTCATGCTCATCGGCATGGTCAGCACCCAGCTGGGCGCGGCCTTCGCCAAGCAGCTGTTCGGCACGGTGGGGCCGGCGACGGTCACCCTGATGCGGCTCGGCTTCTCGGCCCTCGTCCTGCTGCTGTGGTGGCGGCCCTCCGTGCGCCTGGACCGGCGCACGGCGGGCGCGGTGGCGGCGCTGGGCGTGGCCATCGCGGGCATGAACATCTGCTTCTACCTGGCCATGGCCCGGATGCCGGTCGGCGTGGCGCTGACCGTCGGCATGGCGGGCCCCCTCGCGGTCGCGGGCTTCGCCTCGCGCCGCGCCGCGGACCGCCTCTGGATCGTGCTCGCCGCGCTCGGCATCGCGCTGCTCGGCTGGCAGGGCGGCGCGGCGGGCCTCACCGGCCTGCTCATCGCGCTGGCCTGCGCCGTCTTCTGGGGCTCGTACGTGCCGCTGTCGGCCAGGGTCGGGGCGGTGCTGCCGGGCGGCGGCGGGCTCGCGCTGGCCATGGCCTTCGGCACCCTCTGCTCGCTGCCGGCCGGACTCGCCGAGGGCGCGGCCTCGCTGGCCCGGCCCGAGGTGCTGGCGTTCGGCTTCGGTGTCGCGATGCTGTCCTCGCTCGTCCCGTACACCTGCGAGATGGAGACGCTGCGCCGCGTGTCCGCCACGGTCTTCGGGGTGCTCCTCAGCCTGGAACCGGCGATCGGCGCCCTGGTCGCCCTGGCCGTGCTGAGCGAGACGCTCTCGCCGGCCCAGGTGGCGGGCCTGGTCGCGGTGGTCGTCGCCTCGATCGGCGTCATCCGCGGTTCCCGCAAGGCGGCGGGCCCTGAGCGGGACCTGCGGGAGGCGTCCCTCCAGGCCTCGCTCCAGGCCGCCCCGGCGGCTCCTCCGACGAGCTCCTCGCGGGCCGCCCCGCACGTCTCTGAGCACTCCCCTCCGCACCTGTCTCCCGCTCCTCCCACCCTCACCGAAGGAACCGACAAGTCATGA
- a CDS encoding pyridoxal phosphate-dependent decarboxylase family protein yields MITTGSNAALAGRPEGLEQLRGLLDTVLGALGDAALKRGGPVAAGGPEAAVAAVGEVLGGGRFLAEEPSAERVTELFEAYARWSVDLTHPSAVARMQCAPTAASAAAELLAASLNQSLHAWESGPFALELERRLIAEMASWVGFGPEAGGTLTPGGSISNLMGLLFSRDRALKEGGEVSANGLAGRAVRPRILCSAAAHFSVARAAGFLGLGRSAVVKVPVDDRGRMLADEARRIVEGFAPDEVPVALVATAGTTDHGSFDPLPELADLAAEFGIWLHVDAAYGIGALFSPKLAPLLDGLGRADSVAFDLHKFGWVPASSSVVVVRDRRHMECLDEQAVYLNPSDDEALGFTALLGTSLQTTRRSDALKMAATLLTVGREGMGAWVDACHEQARHAARRVAATEGLELVADPLLSTVIFRCAPVDGIPVDDESAWNAAVRRRLMTDGRALLARTKIAGPDGTPRVHLKLVFLNPTTTEDDIDALVADVAAAARGLAREAVAER; encoded by the coding sequence ATGATCACCACCGGCAGCAACGCAGCTCTCGCGGGCCGTCCCGAGGGGCTGGAGCAGCTCAGGGGCCTCCTGGACACGGTGCTCGGCGCCCTCGGTGACGCCGCTCTCAAGCGGGGCGGCCCGGTCGCGGCCGGCGGCCCCGAGGCGGCGGTGGCCGCGGTGGGCGAGGTGCTGGGCGGCGGGCGGTTCCTCGCCGAGGAGCCCAGCGCCGAGCGGGTGACGGAGCTGTTCGAGGCGTACGCCCGCTGGTCCGTGGACCTCACGCACCCGTCGGCCGTGGCCCGCATGCAGTGCGCCCCGACGGCCGCGTCCGCCGCCGCCGAGCTGCTCGCCGCCTCGCTCAACCAGTCGCTGCACGCCTGGGAGAGCGGCCCCTTCGCGCTCGAACTGGAGCGGCGGCTGATCGCGGAGATGGCCTCCTGGGTCGGCTTCGGCCCCGAGGCCGGCGGCACCCTGACGCCCGGCGGCTCCATCTCCAACCTGATGGGCCTGCTGTTCAGCCGGGACCGCGCGCTGAAGGAGGGCGGCGAGGTGTCGGCGAACGGGCTCGCGGGCCGCGCGGTCCGCCCGCGCATCCTGTGCTCCGCCGCCGCGCACTTCTCGGTCGCCCGGGCCGCCGGCTTCCTCGGCCTCGGCCGGTCCGCCGTGGTGAAGGTGCCGGTGGACGACCGGGGCCGGATGCTCGCCGACGAGGCCCGCCGGATCGTCGAGGGCTTCGCGCCCGACGAGGTGCCCGTCGCCCTCGTCGCCACGGCCGGCACCACCGACCACGGCTCCTTCGACCCGCTGCCCGAACTGGCCGACCTCGCGGCCGAGTTCGGCATCTGGCTGCACGTCGACGCCGCGTACGGCATCGGCGCGCTGTTCTCGCCGAAGCTGGCCCCGCTCCTGGACGGCCTCGGCCGGGCCGACTCGGTCGCCTTCGACCTGCACAAGTTCGGCTGGGTCCCGGCCTCGTCGAGCGTGGTCGTGGTGCGCGACCGGCGGCACATGGAGTGCCTGGACGAGCAGGCCGTCTACCTCAACCCGTCCGACGACGAGGCCCTCGGCTTCACCGCCCTGCTCGGCACCTCGCTCCAGACCACCCGCCGCTCCGACGCCCTCAAGATGGCCGCCACCCTGCTCACCGTCGGGCGCGAGGGCATGGGCGCCTGGGTGGACGCCTGCCACGAGCAGGCGCGCCACGCCGCGCGCCGGGTCGCCGCCACCGAGGGCCTGGAGCTCGTCGCGGACCCGCTGCTCAGCACGGTCATCTTCCGCTGCGCGCCCGTCGACGGGATCCCGGTGGACGACGAGAGCGCCTGGAACGCGGCGGTGCGGCGCCGGCTGATGACGGACGGCCGCGCCCTGCTCGCCCGTACGAAGATCGCCGGCCCCGACGGCACCCCGCGGGTGCACCTGAAGCTGGTCTTCCTCAACCCGACGACGACCGAGGACGACATCGACGCCCTGGTGGCGGACGTCGCGGCCGCGGCCCGCGGGCTCGCCCGGGAGGCGGTAGCGGAGCGTTAG
- a CDS encoding DUF4232 domain-containing protein, with product MRTQRKNTVLAVTAAAVLSLGLTACGGGDDAGSRDEGAAAQSQSQNQAGGSTGGSATGGSTKGASSTGGSTTGGSTAGGSTGGSTTGGSTGGGSAQNASSSKSAAKAPACAYNDVKITAAKADETPTEHITLTATNTSGKTCRLDGYPLIAFGPIQTAKDVPAVAKSKPAAPVVLQPGTPAYANVRIALGGAHEDNKVVTSFNVNLFAGSDPAEGSVVVKAPAGGLAVDEAVAKTGYWTYELRNGADEF from the coding sequence ATGCGTACCCAGCGTAAGAACACCGTCCTCGCGGTCACCGCCGCCGCCGTCCTCTCGCTCGGCCTCACCGCCTGCGGTGGCGGCGACGACGCCGGAAGCCGCGACGAGGGCGCCGCCGCCCAGTCCCAGTCCCAGAACCAGGCCGGCGGCAGCACCGGCGGCAGCGCCACCGGCGGCTCGACGAAGGGCGCGTCCTCGACGGGCGGCTCCACGACCGGCGGCTCCACGGCGGGCGGCTCGACCGGCGGCTCCACCACCGGCGGTTCGACGGGCGGGGGCTCCGCCCAGAACGCCTCCAGCTCCAAGTCCGCGGCCAAGGCCCCGGCCTGCGCCTACAACGACGTGAAGATCACGGCGGCGAAGGCCGACGAGACGCCCACCGAGCACATCACCCTCACCGCCACCAACACCTCGGGCAAGACCTGCCGCCTCGACGGCTACCCGCTGATCGCCTTCGGCCCGATCCAGACCGCCAAGGACGTCCCGGCCGTCGCCAAGAGCAAGCCGGCCGCCCCGGTCGTCCTGCAGCCGGGCACGCCCGCGTACGCCAACGTGCGGATCGCGCTCGGCGGCGCGCACGAGGACAACAAGGTGGTCACCAGCTTCAACGTGAACCTCTTCGCGGGCTCCGACCCCGCCGAGGGCAGCGTCGTCGTCAAGGCCCCGGCGGGCGGCCTGGCCGTCGACGAGGCCGTCGCGAAGACCGGCTACTGGACGTACGAGCTCCGCAACGGCGCCGACGAGTTCTGA
- a CDS encoding threonine synthase yields MLALMTAYVCPRCQVHAPASALTWCCPRCRGPWDLEFTGAPVSLPSLTSRVNSLWRYEEALPLATEPPQAPHVTLGEGRTPLVPLTGGEGAVGTGDGTAGGGTVSAKLDFLMPTLSFKDRGAVMLAELARRLGPDTVIADSSGNAGTAIAAYCARAGLDCAVYVPEGTSAKKLEQIRAHGARTVVVPGDREATARAARAAADAPGVFYASHVYNPHFLHGTKTYVYELWEELGGRLPDTLVLPVGNGTLLLGAALAVEELYGHGLVERRPALVAVQAEAVSPLAAAFHAGAEELTGPAAARPTLAEGIAISAPPRAAQILRAVRASGGTFRTVTEEQIRAAQLDLARRGLYVEPTGVACWAAVRAAPAHPGTTVLPLCGAGAKTGLAA; encoded by the coding sequence ATGCTGGCGCTCATGACCGCCTACGTGTGCCCCCGCTGCCAGGTCCACGCCCCCGCGTCCGCCCTCACCTGGTGTTGTCCGCGCTGCCGCGGGCCCTGGGATCTGGAGTTCACCGGCGCACCGGTGTCACTCCCGTCCCTCACGTCACGTGTGAATTCCTTGTGGCGTTACGAGGAGGCCCTGCCCCTCGCGACCGAACCGCCCCAGGCGCCCCACGTCACCCTCGGCGAGGGCCGCACCCCCCTGGTCCCGCTGACCGGGGGCGAGGGCGCGGTCGGCACCGGAGACGGCACCGCCGGCGGCGGCACCGTCTCGGCCAAGCTCGACTTCCTCATGCCGACCCTGTCCTTCAAGGACCGCGGCGCCGTGATGCTCGCCGAACTCGCCCGCCGCCTGGGCCCGGACACCGTGATCGCCGACAGCAGCGGCAACGCGGGCACCGCGATCGCCGCGTACTGCGCCCGCGCCGGACTCGACTGCGCCGTGTACGTCCCCGAAGGGACCTCCGCCAAGAAGCTGGAGCAGATCCGCGCCCACGGCGCCCGTACCGTCGTCGTCCCCGGCGACCGCGAGGCCACCGCCCGGGCCGCCCGCGCGGCGGCCGACGCACCCGGCGTCTTCTACGCCTCGCACGTGTACAACCCGCACTTCCTGCACGGCACGAAGACCTATGTCTACGAGCTCTGGGAGGAGCTCGGCGGCCGGCTCCCCGACACCCTCGTCCTGCCCGTCGGCAACGGGACCCTGCTGCTCGGCGCGGCCCTCGCCGTCGAGGAGCTGTACGGCCACGGGCTCGTCGAACGGCGCCCCGCCCTCGTCGCCGTCCAGGCCGAGGCCGTCTCCCCGCTGGCCGCCGCCTTCCACGCGGGAGCCGAGGAGCTCACCGGCCCGGCCGCCGCCCGACCCACCCTCGCCGAGGGCATCGCCATCTCCGCGCCACCGCGCGCCGCCCAGATCCTGCGCGCGGTACGGGCCTCCGGCGGCACCTTCCGCACCGTGACGGAGGAGCAGATCCGGGCAGCGCAGCTCGACCTCGCCCGCCGCGGGCTGTACGTCGAGCCGACCGGCGTCGCCTGCTGGGCGGCCGTCCGCGCCGCCCCCGCGCACCCCGGAACGACGGTGCTGCCGCTGTGCGGGGCGGGGGCCAAGACGGGACTGGCCGCCTAG